The genomic DNA GTGACGGGGCGCGAGGCCTTGCCGGGCCGCTCCTCGTCGTCCATGCGGATGCGGCCCTCGGCGGAGGGGTGGAAGCCCCACTCGTTGAGCCAGCGGATGACGCCGGGCAGTCCGTCCTCGCGCCGGAAGAAGGCATGCATCCAGGGCACCTGGTTGGCGGCCTGCACGTCGTGCCGCCGCGCGTGGCCCGAGGGCAGCGGCCGGAGCGTGGGCTCCACCTTGCGCAGCACGTAGGCGAGCACGTCCCGGTAGGCGTCCTCGGTGCGGCGCAGCGTCTGGGCGGCGGCCTCGGCCAGGGGCTGGAGCGCGATGCCGGAGACGTCCTCGCGCAGGGCGGCGTAGCTCGGGGCGCCGAGCGCTTCCGCGACGCGGAAGGAGGTGTCGCGGCGGGCGCCGTAGCGGCCCCGGTTCTCCCAGAGGAAGGTGCCCGCGGCGTTCTCCAACACGGTGCGCCGGCTCCGGTTCTGCTCGTGGGGAAGCTGGCCCAGCACCTCGCCGAGCGACAGCGCTCCATCGTCCACCGGAAGGCTGGAGCGGGCTTCCAGTTGGCCCACGGCCTCGGCGTCGGGCGCGGCGAGGGCTTCCTCGACCTGGGTGGCGATGAAGTCGCGCAGCAGCCGCAAGCGGCGCACGCCCAGCAGGTCACCCTTGGCCTGGGCCTTGGGCACCGCCTCGGTGGCGGCGGCGAACGCCTCGGGCGAGGCGATTTCCGGCGAGTCCTCGAGGAGCTCGCGCAACGACAGCTCCTGGGGGAGGCTCGCGGCGCCGCGCCAGGCGTGCGTGGCCAGCGCCGCGAGGAAGTCGTCCAGGTTCTCGCGCAGCAGGGGGAGGGGGCGGTTCATGCCCCTCCTCATACTCCAGCGCGGCGGGGACGGCTTTACTTCGGCGGCGCGTTGTACCCGGCCTCTCCGTACGGGCGCAGCCGCTCCAGCCAGAGCGCTTCCAAAACCCGCAGCTCCTCCTTGAGATCGGCGTCGGCCACGGGCTCCTCGGGAGGCTTCAGCACGTCGAGCACCTCGAAGGAGAAGGCGTCGGCGCCGAGCCGGTCCCAGTCCTCCTGGAGGGCGGGGAAGTTGCGGTGGATGCGGGTGGTCAGCTCGAAGCGGATGCGGTTGAGGGCACCAGGGAGGTTGAGGCTCGAGCCCACGAGCACCTTGCCGTTGGCGCGGTTGCGCACGGCGAACACTCCCATGTCGGGAGGCTTCTCCTTGTAGGCCCGTTTCAACTCGGCACGGCGCGACGACGCCCCGCGCGGGGCACTGGAATCATTCGAGGACATGAGGACGCTCCTTCAGCGCGAGTAGCCCAGGGCGATGAGCTTCTGTTCCACCCGGGCCCGTGCCGCCGGATCCGCGGGCTCCATCCAGTTGAATCCCATCCGCTCCCAGTCGGGATCCGCCAGGTCCACGCCGAGCGCGCGCAGGAAGCCGGGCTCGCAGATGAAGAACTGCTCGCGGAAGGGAAAGAGCACGCCGCCCTCCGCGAGGAGCGAG from Melittangium boletus DSM 14713 includes the following:
- a CDS encoding peptidase M3, which produces MNRPLPLLRENLDDFLAALATHAWRGAASLPQELSLRELLEDSPEIASPEAFAAATEAVPKAQAKGDLLGVRRLRLLRDFIATQVEEALAAPDAEAVGQLEARSSLPVDDGALSLGEVLGQLPHEQNRSRRTVLENAAGTFLWENRGRYGARRDTSFRVAEALGAPSYAALREDVSGIALQPLAEAAAQTLRRTEDAYRDVLAYVLRKVEPTLRPLPSGHARRHDVQAANQVPWMHAFFRREDGLPGVIRWLNEWGFHPSAEGRIRMDDEERPGKASRPVTASVRVPGEVRFVLQRRAGLDALGGLLHEYGHALHHAHVSDKLPLELRRLEDASVTEAFATLLERLLLDEEWLKRYARLPSTPARDAALMAAFQGLTVLRRHCAKLTYELSLYASGASPERAEEYVELQRGALFAEPHRGFFLFDVDPQLYTARYLRAWALETRLTAHLTARFNEDWWRNPSARQWLQGLFARGGTDDAETLAREISGKELTLPEAGDRLVALINR
- a CDS encoding GIY-YIG nuclease family protein; this encodes MSSNDSSAPRGASSRRAELKRAYKEKPPDMGVFAVRNRANGKVLVGSSLNLPGALNRIRFELTTRIHRNFPALQEDWDRLGADAFSFEVLDVLKPPEEPVADADLKEELRVLEALWLERLRPYGEAGYNAPPK